One Pocillopora verrucosa isolate sample1 chromosome 10, ASM3666991v2, whole genome shotgun sequence genomic window carries:
- the LOC131769315 gene encoding tubulin monoglutamylase TTLL4 isoform X1, translating to MNSKVQLDKALSSKLNGIQITNHLSKLSRAKATPPVLKSQPISPQKSFKFMPHPPQNRKSVGFQNSRRTDDQNIKPAPPTEPRGKNYMVRKFYDVRKKDSVVDESRVSGDGESLENEEFYEKSRCPSWERMPGDGCISDIAEEDEDAEEEDGDMDENDDDDDEESVEDNYDNDFYECDDLDEAGFSDGDDDDGSQSLISTAASSRVSTAKSRASSARPMMLGTRRWSGTVGSSNPSSASSKKTNAWASTGDDEKQEKIPPLVPSLFPHISPTIYFSVEGEKVGQLSPELRKLLRWKMSSITPNVIKQCIARAGFKPTKTGNDWLGYWGKHMKANCFKTVREYQKVNHFPGTFQIGRKDRLWRNLSRMMVHHGKKDYGFVPQTYVLPYDMKLLKRAWDDASSRQKWILKPPASARGIGIRVIHKWNQIPRKRPVIVQRYLAKPFLINGSKFDLRIYVYVTSYDPLRIYVFEDGLVRFATCKYSSSMKSLSNKFMHLTNYSINKKNEGAYQANSDETVCQGHKWSLKALWGYMKRMNINHVHVWETIKDLVVKAIIASDSAVNTMVKQNVRKRSCCHELFGFDVMLDETLKPWLLEVNISPSLHSTSQLDRNIKGQMIKDLLNLAGFCIPENLITTSTSSTSNMNQFVQDKAVTGLSSDERGKHAFYVQRHLDERTKQSILDILTPDDIRMLMETEDENSRRGCFQRVFPSMSSNKYLRFFESQRYYNILLDEWTRKYMREGRSTVLGIAVLQALGEKKLHIGATSDPTHQWNCPQGITYRSSSAPALSLDHGLIKSSASAPVLLPKIKKKSTKSHTSKMSSSSATSSERTRQMLRARMKSNI from the exons ATGAATTCCAAGGTACAGCTTGATAAAGCTTTATCTTCGAAGCTCAACGGGATTCAGATTACTAATCATTTGAGCAAGTTATCCAGAGCAAAAGCGACGCCGCCTGTTCTCAAATCGCAGCCTATTAGCCCACAGAAATCGTTCAAGTTCATGCCGCATCCCCCTCAAAACCGAAAGTCGGTCGGCTTTCAGAACAGCAGGAGAACTGATGATCAGAACATTAAGCCAGCGCCTCCTACAGAGCCTCGTGGAAAGAATTATATGGTGAGAAAGTTTTACGacgtaagaaaaaaagacagtgTTGTTGACGAAAGCAGGGTTAGCGGAGATGGAGAATCACTAGAGAATGAGGAATTTTACGAGAAGTCAAGGTGTCCGTCATGGGAGCGTATGCCGGGCGATGGATGTATCTCTGATATTgctgaagaagatgaagatgcAGAAGAAGAAGATGGCGACATGGAtgagaatgatgatgatgatgatgaggagtCTGTTGAGGACAACTATGACAATGATTTCTATGAATGCGATGACCTTGATGAAG CAGGCTTTtctgatggtgatgatgatgatggttcTCAGTCACTGATTAGCACAGCTGCTTCCTCTCGTGTTTCTACTGCCAAAAGTAGAGCATCAAGTGCAAGACCAATGATGTTAGGTACTCGCAGATGGTCTGGTACAGTAGGATCATCAAACCCAAGTTCTGCATCatccaaaaaaacaaatgcatgGGCATCAACAGGTGACGatgaaaaacaagagaaaattcCTCCTCTAGTACCCAGCCTATTTCCTCATATATCTCCAACCATCTACTTTTCTGTGGAGGGAGAAAAAG TGGGTCAACTTTCACCTGAACTGCGAAAACTCCTCCGGTGGAAGATGAGTTCTATAACACCAAATGTTATCAAGCAGTGTATTGCAAGAGCTGGCTTTAAACCAACTAAGA CAGGGAATGACTGGCTAGGATACTGGGGCAAACACATGAAAgcaaactgttttaaaactgtCAGAGAATATCAAAAG gttaACCACTTTCCTGGTACATTTCAAATTGGGAGAAAAGACAGATTGTGGAGAAATCTCTCCCGGATGATGGTGCATCACGGAAAAAAA GATTATGGTTTTGTTCCACAAACTTATGTTCTGCCTTATGACATGAAACTACTGAAAAGGGCTTGGGACGATGCCAGCAGTCGACAGAAATGGATTCTCAAGCCA CCTGCTTCAGCCAGAGGGATTGGAATCCGTGTCATTCACAAGTGGAATCAAATTCCAAGGAAGAGACCTGTTATTGTTCAGAG GTACCTTGCCAAACCGTTTCTCATCAATGGAAGCAAGTTTGATCTTCGAATCTATGTCTACGTCACTTCATACGATCCACTTAGGATATATGTCTTTGAAGATGGGCTTGTGAGATTTGCAACATGCAA gtaCTCATCATCCATGAAAAGTTTGAGCAACAAGTTCATGCATCTGACAAATTACAGCATCAATAAAAAGAATGAAGGAGCTTACCAAGCGAATTCAGATGAAACTGTTTGTCAGGGACACAAATG GAGTTTGAAAGCTCTTTGGGGTTACATGAAACGCATGAACATCAACCATGTTCATGTTTGGGAGACAATTAAGGATTTGGTTGTCAAAGCCATCATAGC TTCTGACTCAGCGGTAAACACCATGGTGAAACAGAATGTGAGAAAAAG ATCTTGCTGTCATGAGCTTTTTGGATTTGATGTCATGTTGGATGAGACCCTTAAACCGTGGCTACTAGAAGTGAATATATCTCCAAG TCTTCACTCCACCTCTCAACTGGACCGTAACATCAAGGGACAGATGATAAAAGACCTGTTAAACCTGGCAGGGTTTTGCATCCCAGAAAACCTGATCACAACCTCAACTTCAAG CACTAGTAACATGAACCAGTTTGTTCAAGATAAAGCTGTGACGGGTCTTTCTTCAGATGAGAGAGGAAAG CATGCGTTTTATGTTCAACGTCATCTAGACGAG CGCACGAAACAGTCAATCCTTGACATCTTGACACCAGACGACATTAGAATGCTTATGGAGACAGAAGATGAG AATAGTCGAAGAGGATGCTTTCAGAGAGTTTTTCCATCCATGTCGTCCAACAAGTATTTAAGATTCTTTGAGTCTCAG AGATATTACAACATTTTGTTGGACGAATGGACAAGAAAATACATGAGAGAAGGGCGGAGCACAGTCCTGG GAATCGCTGTTCTCCAAGCACTTGGTGAAAAGAAACTTCATATTGGGGCAACCTCGGATCCAACACATCAA TGGAATTGCCCTCAAGGTATAACGTACAGGTCCTCTTCCGCTCCAGCTCTCAGTTTGGACCACGGACTCATCAAATCAAG tgCTTCGGCTCCGGTGCTTCTGCCTAAAATAAAGAAGAAGTCAACAAAATCGCACACATCCAAG atgtcTTCCAGCTCGGCCACATCCTCTGAGCGAACCCGGCAGATGCTAAGAGCTCGGATGAAATCGAACATCTGA
- the LOC131769315 gene encoding tubulin monoglutamylase TTLL4 isoform X3, which translates to MNSKVQLDKALSSKLNGIQITNHLSKLSRAKATPPVLKSQPISPQKSFKFMPHPPQNRKSVGFQNSRRTDDQNIKPAPPTEPRGKNYMVRKFYDVRKKDSVVDESRVSGDGESLENEEFYEKSRCPSWERMPGDGCISDIAEEDEDAEEEDGDMDENDDDDDEESVEDNYDNDFYECDDLDEAGFSDGDDDDGSQSLISTAASSRVSTAKSRASSARPMMLGTRRWSGTVGSSNPSSASSKKTNAWASTGDDEKQEKIPPLVPSLFPHISPTIYFSVEGEKVGQLSPELRKLLRWKMSSITPNVIKQCIARAGFKPTKRNDWLGYWGKHMKANCFKTVREYQKVNHFPGTFQIGRKDRLWRNLSRMMVHHGKKDYGFVPQTYVLPYDMKLLKRAWDDASSRQKWILKPPASARGIGIRVIHKWNQIPRKRPVIVQRYLAKPFLINGSKFDLRIYVYVTSYDPLRIYVFEDGLVRFATCKYSSSMKSLSNKFMHLTNYSINKKNEGAYQANSDETVCQGHKWSLKALWGYMKRMNINHVHVWETIKDLVVKAIIASDSAVNTMVKQNVRKRSCCHELFGFDVMLDETLKPWLLEVNISPSLHSTSQLDRNIKGQMIKDLLNLAGFCIPENLITTSTSSTSNMNQFVQDKAVTGLSSDERGKHAFYVQRHLDERTKQSILDILTPDDIRMLMETEDENSRRGCFQRVFPSMSSNKYLRFFESQRYYNILLDEWTRKYMREGRSTVLGIAVLQALGEKKLHIGATSDPTHQWNCPQGITYRSSSAPALSLDHGLIKSSASAPVLLPKIKKKSTKSHTSKMSSSSATSSERTRQMLRARMKSNI; encoded by the exons ATGAATTCCAAGGTACAGCTTGATAAAGCTTTATCTTCGAAGCTCAACGGGATTCAGATTACTAATCATTTGAGCAAGTTATCCAGAGCAAAAGCGACGCCGCCTGTTCTCAAATCGCAGCCTATTAGCCCACAGAAATCGTTCAAGTTCATGCCGCATCCCCCTCAAAACCGAAAGTCGGTCGGCTTTCAGAACAGCAGGAGAACTGATGATCAGAACATTAAGCCAGCGCCTCCTACAGAGCCTCGTGGAAAGAATTATATGGTGAGAAAGTTTTACGacgtaagaaaaaaagacagtgTTGTTGACGAAAGCAGGGTTAGCGGAGATGGAGAATCACTAGAGAATGAGGAATTTTACGAGAAGTCAAGGTGTCCGTCATGGGAGCGTATGCCGGGCGATGGATGTATCTCTGATATTgctgaagaagatgaagatgcAGAAGAAGAAGATGGCGACATGGAtgagaatgatgatgatgatgatgaggagtCTGTTGAGGACAACTATGACAATGATTTCTATGAATGCGATGACCTTGATGAAG CAGGCTTTtctgatggtgatgatgatgatggttcTCAGTCACTGATTAGCACAGCTGCTTCCTCTCGTGTTTCTACTGCCAAAAGTAGAGCATCAAGTGCAAGACCAATGATGTTAGGTACTCGCAGATGGTCTGGTACAGTAGGATCATCAAACCCAAGTTCTGCATCatccaaaaaaacaaatgcatgGGCATCAACAGGTGACGatgaaaaacaagagaaaattcCTCCTCTAGTACCCAGCCTATTTCCTCATATATCTCCAACCATCTACTTTTCTGTGGAGGGAGAAAAAG TGGGTCAACTTTCACCTGAACTGCGAAAACTCCTCCGGTGGAAGATGAGTTCTATAACACCAAATGTTATCAAGCAGTGTATTGCAAGAGCTGGCTTTAAACCAACTAAGA GGAATGACTGGCTAGGATACTGGGGCAAACACATGAAAgcaaactgttttaaaactgtCAGAGAATATCAAAAG gttaACCACTTTCCTGGTACATTTCAAATTGGGAGAAAAGACAGATTGTGGAGAAATCTCTCCCGGATGATGGTGCATCACGGAAAAAAA GATTATGGTTTTGTTCCACAAACTTATGTTCTGCCTTATGACATGAAACTACTGAAAAGGGCTTGGGACGATGCCAGCAGTCGACAGAAATGGATTCTCAAGCCA CCTGCTTCAGCCAGAGGGATTGGAATCCGTGTCATTCACAAGTGGAATCAAATTCCAAGGAAGAGACCTGTTATTGTTCAGAG GTACCTTGCCAAACCGTTTCTCATCAATGGAAGCAAGTTTGATCTTCGAATCTATGTCTACGTCACTTCATACGATCCACTTAGGATATATGTCTTTGAAGATGGGCTTGTGAGATTTGCAACATGCAA gtaCTCATCATCCATGAAAAGTTTGAGCAACAAGTTCATGCATCTGACAAATTACAGCATCAATAAAAAGAATGAAGGAGCTTACCAAGCGAATTCAGATGAAACTGTTTGTCAGGGACACAAATG GAGTTTGAAAGCTCTTTGGGGTTACATGAAACGCATGAACATCAACCATGTTCATGTTTGGGAGACAATTAAGGATTTGGTTGTCAAAGCCATCATAGC TTCTGACTCAGCGGTAAACACCATGGTGAAACAGAATGTGAGAAAAAG ATCTTGCTGTCATGAGCTTTTTGGATTTGATGTCATGTTGGATGAGACCCTTAAACCGTGGCTACTAGAAGTGAATATATCTCCAAG TCTTCACTCCACCTCTCAACTGGACCGTAACATCAAGGGACAGATGATAAAAGACCTGTTAAACCTGGCAGGGTTTTGCATCCCAGAAAACCTGATCACAACCTCAACTTCAAG CACTAGTAACATGAACCAGTTTGTTCAAGATAAAGCTGTGACGGGTCTTTCTTCAGATGAGAGAGGAAAG CATGCGTTTTATGTTCAACGTCATCTAGACGAG CGCACGAAACAGTCAATCCTTGACATCTTGACACCAGACGACATTAGAATGCTTATGGAGACAGAAGATGAG AATAGTCGAAGAGGATGCTTTCAGAGAGTTTTTCCATCCATGTCGTCCAACAAGTATTTAAGATTCTTTGAGTCTCAG AGATATTACAACATTTTGTTGGACGAATGGACAAGAAAATACATGAGAGAAGGGCGGAGCACAGTCCTGG GAATCGCTGTTCTCCAAGCACTTGGTGAAAAGAAACTTCATATTGGGGCAACCTCGGATCCAACACATCAA TGGAATTGCCCTCAAGGTATAACGTACAGGTCCTCTTCCGCTCCAGCTCTCAGTTTGGACCACGGACTCATCAAATCAAG tgCTTCGGCTCCGGTGCTTCTGCCTAAAATAAAGAAGAAGTCAACAAAATCGCACACATCCAAG atgtcTTCCAGCTCGGCCACATCCTCTGAGCGAACCCGGCAGATGCTAAGAGCTCGGATGAAATCGAACATCTGA
- the LOC131769315 gene encoding tubulin monoglutamylase TTLL4 isoform X2, translating into MNSKVQLDKALSSKLNGIQITNHLSKLSRAKATPPVLKSQPISPQKSFKFMPHPPQNRKSVGFQNSRRTDDQNIKPAPPTEPRGKNYMVRKFYDVRKKDSVVDESRVSGDGESLENEEFYEKSRCPSWERMPGDGCISDIAEEDEDAEEEDGDMDENDDDDDEESVEDNYDNDFYECDDLDEAGFSDGDDDDGSQSLISTAASSRVSTAKSRASSARPMMLGTRRWSGTVGSSNPSSASSKKTNAWASTGDDEKQEKIPPLVPSLFPHISPTIYFSVEGEKVGQLSPELRKLLRWKMSSITPNVIKQCIARAGFKPTKTGNDWLGYWGKHMKANCFKTVREYQKVNHFPGTFQIGRKDRLWRNLSRMMVHHGKKDYGFVPQTYVLPYDMKLLKRAWDDASSRQKWILKPPASARGIGIRVIHKWNQIPRKRPVIVQRYLAKPFLINGSKFDLRIYVYVTSYDPLRIYVFEDGLVRFATCKYSSSMKSLSNKFMHLTNYSINKKNEGAYQANSDETVCQGHKWSLKALWGYMKRMNINHVHVWETIKDLVVKAIIASDSAVNTMVKQNVRKRSCCHELFGFDVMLDETLKPWLLEVNISPSLHSTSQLDRNIKGQMIKDLLNLAGFCIPENLITTSTSSTSNMNQFVQDKAVTGLSSDERGKHAFYVQRHLDERTKQSILDILTPDDIRMLMETEDENSRRGCFQRVFPSMSSNKYLRFFESQRYYNILLDEWTRKYMREGRSTVLGIAVLQALGEKKLHIGATSDPTHQWNCPQGITYRSSSAPALSLDHGLIKSSASAPVLLPKIKKKSTKSHTSKMSSSSATSSERTRQMLRARMKSNI; encoded by the exons ATGAATTCCAAGGTACAGCTTGATAAAGCTTTATCTTCGAAGCTCAACGGGATTCAGATTACTAATCATTTGAGCAAGTTATCCAGAGCAAAAGCGACGCCGCCTGTTCTCAAATCGCAGCCTATTAGCCCACAGAAATCGTTCAAGTTCATGCCGCATCCCCCTCAAAACCGAAAGTCGGTCGGCTTTCAGAACAGCAGGAGAACTGATGATCAGAACATTAAGCCAGCGCCTCCTACAGAGCCTCGTGGAAAGAATTATATGGTGAGAAAGTTTTACGacgtaagaaaaaaagacagtgTTGTTGACGAAAGCAGGGTTAGCGGAGATGGAGAATCACTAGAGAATGAGGAATTTTACGAGAAGTCAAGGTGTCCGTCATGGGAGCGTATGCCGGGCGATGGATGTATCTCTGATATTgctgaagaagatgaagatgcAGAAGAAGAAGATGGCGACATGGAtgagaatgatgatgatgatgatgaggagtCTGTTGAGGACAACTATGACAATGATTTCTATGAATGCGATGACCTTGATGAAG CAGGCTTTtctgatggtgatgatgatgatggttcTCAGTCACTGATTAGCACAGCTGCTTCCTCTCGTGTTTCTACTGCCAAAAGTAGAGCATCAAGTGCAAGACCAATGATGTTAGGTACTCGCAGATGGTCTGGTACAGTAGGATCATCAAACCCAAGTTCTGCATCatccaaaaaaacaaatgcatgGGCATCAACAGGTGACGatgaaaaacaagagaaaattcCTCCTCTAGTACCCAGCCTATTTCCTCATATATCTCCAACCATCTACTTTTCTGTGGAGGGAGAAAAAG TGGGTCAACTTTCACCTGAACTGCGAAAACTCCTCCGGTGGAAGATGAGTTCTATAACACCAAATGTTATCAAGCAGTGTATTGCAAGAGCTGGCTTTAAACCAACTAAGA CAGGGAATGACTGGCTAGGATACTGGGGCAAACACATGAAAgcaaactgttttaaaactgtCAGAGAATATCAAAAG gttaACCACTTTCCTGGTACATTTCAAATTGGGAGAAAAGACAGATTGTGGAGAAATCTCTCCCGGATGATGGTGCATCACGGAAAAAAA GATTATGGTTTTGTTCCACAAACTTATGTTCTGCCTTATGACATGAAACTACTGAAAAGGGCTTGGGACGATGCCAGCAGTCGACAGAAATGGATTCTCAAGCCA CCTGCTTCAGCCAGAGGGATTGGAATCCGTGTCATTCACAAGTGGAATCAAATTCCAAGGAAGAGACCTGTTATTGTTCAGAG GTACCTTGCCAAACCGTTTCTCATCAATGGAAGCAAGTTTGATCTTCGAATCTATGTCTACGTCACTTCATACGATCCACTTAGGATATATGTCTTTGAAGATGGGCTTGTGAGATTTGCAACATGCAA gtaCTCATCATCCATGAAAAGTTTGAGCAACAAGTTCATGCATCTGACAAATTACAGCATCAATAAAAAGAATGAAGGAGCTTACCAAGCGAATTCAGATGAAACTGTTTGTCAGGGACACAAATG GAGTTTGAAAGCTCTTTGGGGTTACATGAAACGCATGAACATCAACCATGTTCATGTTTGGGAGACAATTAAGGATTTGGTTGTCAAAGCCATCATAGC TTCTGACTCAGCGGTAAACACCATGGTGAAACAGAATGTGAGAAAAAG ATCTTGCTGTCATGAGCTTTTTGGATTTGATGTCATGTTGGATGAGACCCTTAAACCGTGGCTACTAGAAGTGAATATATCTCCAAG TCTTCACTCCACCTCTCAACTGGACCGTAACATCAAGGGACAGATGATAAAAGACCTGTTAAACCTGGCAGGGTTTTGCATCCCAGAAAACCTGATCACAACCTCAACTTCAAG CACTAGTAACATGAACCAGTTTGTTCAAGATAAAGCTGTGACGGGTCTTTCTTCAGATGAGAGAGGAAAG CATGCGTTTTATGTTCAACGTCATCTAGACGAG CGCACGAAACAGTCAATCCTTGACATCTTGACACCAGACGACATTAGAATGCTTATGGAGACAGAAGATGAG AATAGTCGAAGAGGATGCTTTCAGAGAGTTTTTCCATCCATGTCGTCCAACAAGTATTTAAGATTCTTTGAGTCTCAG AGATATTACAACATTTTGTTGGACGAATGGACAAGAAAATACATGAGAGAAGGGCGGAGCACAGTCCTGG GAATCGCTGTTCTCCAAGCACTTGGTGAAAAGAAACTTCATATTGGGGCAACCTCGGATCCAACACATCAA TGGAATTGCCCTCAAGGTATAACGTACAGGTCCTCTTCCGCTCCAGCTCTCAGTTTGGACCACGGACTCATCAAATCAAG tgCTTCGGCTCCGGTGCTTCTGCCTAAAATAAAGAAGAAGTCAACAAAATCGCACACATCCAAG